ATCTTTTGTATGATCTTCTCCTTCTTTTATAGATTCAGCTAGAGAAGAAAATAAGCTCTGTATATCACCTATGGATAAAATTTGTTTTAAGTAATATGTCAATATAATAAGTATCATATGCTGCTTAGAATATTTTTTCTTTTTAGGCGGCATTAGTATACCTGCTTTAGTATAATTGTTTATCATAGTTTTAGTAATAGCCGTATCTTCCTTATTTCTCTTTAAATATCCTAACTTTTCTTCAATAAAAGTAGTTACCTGATCCATATATAAATCTATATCTGGTATGCTTTCAAGTTTTAACTGTGTAAAGTTTCCAAGCTGATTTGTCAATTCATCTAATGTAATTTTATCCATATTATACCTCCTAGCTTTATCTCCAGTAAATTCTTAATATTATTATAACATATTCTTCTAGAATAATATTTATTTACTGTTACACTACTGTTTGCTTGCTGTATCAAAAAAAGTAAAGAGATTAGATTCTCTTACTTCTTTTTACATTTTTCGTAGCTATAATATTTACTCCTAAATTTACTACATTTTCTACTATTATATCTCCTATTTTAATAGGTGCCTTAACAACTTTCCCCTTGAGCAGCTTTATACAATCAAATACCCTGTCTTTAGGGATGTCCCTTTCCGTTTTAACCGGAAGTACATCTATTTCTCCACCTTCTACATATACGGAAGAAGTAACTATTCTAGTAGGATTAGTACATTCCTTTTCTCCATACTCTTTTCCATTTTTACAATTGTTTCCAGTGACTTCTACAACTTTATCTTCGTTGAGCTTAACTAAAAGCTGACATCCCATAGGACATCCTATACAAGTTAATTCTCTTGTATTCATACTACTTCTCCCTTTCCAGCTTTATTGTTATCTCCCTACAATTCGTATATTTATTCAGCAGCTCTTTACTAATATTAACTGTTTCCATTTTTCCGGGAGTAAGTATTCTCTTTTTTATATACATTTCTCTCGCCTTATCAAAATAAACTGATATAAAACTATCTTTAAATACATCCCCTACTCTAAATCTAACATCTACTGATTTTTCTACATTTTTAGGATTTATATACTTTGGTACTGTATACCTGACACCACTAGCAGCTATAACTTCTATTTCATGTCCGCTAAATCTTTTTACACCTTTTACATATCTAGCTGCATTCTTACCTGCATTTATGCTTTCTAATGTTACATTATCAACTAAATCATGAACATGTAATACATTCCCACAGGCAAATATTCCATCTACATTAGTCTCTAAACTTTCATCAACTATAGGTCCTCCTGTTACATCAGATAACTTTATTTCAGCTTTTCTCGAAAGTTCATTTTCCGGCAAAAGTCCAACGGATAAAAGCAAAGTATCACAAGGTATATATTCTTCAGTACCCTTGACAGGCTTTCTATCTTTGCCTACTGCAGCAATAGTCACGCCTTCCACTCTTTCCTTTCCTTTTATATCTATTACAGTATAGCTTAACTTCAGTGGAATTTGAAAATCATCAAGGCACTGCACTATATTTCTCTTAAGCCCGCTAGAATAAGGTAAGAGTTCCACAACTGCCTTTACCTTTGCTCCCTCAAGTGTCATTCTTCTTGCCATTATGAGACCTATATCTCCAGAACCAAGTATTACAACTTCTTTTCCCGGCATATATCCTTCTATATTTACAAATTTTTGAGCTGCCCCCGCTGTATATATTCCAGCACATCTACTTCCCGGTATATTTATGGCTCCTCTTGGTCTTTCTCTACATCCCATAGATAAAATTATAGATTTAGCCTTTATTTCAATTATACCTTCTTCTTCATTCACAGCCGTTATGCACTTATCCTTACTTAAATCAAGCACCATAGTATTTAACTTATATTGTATCTTTAAATCTTCTACCTTATCTATAAATCTCTGAGCATATTCAGGTCCTGTCAATTCTTCCTTAAAAGTATGAAGACCAAATCCATTATGAATACATTGATTTAATATTCCTCCTAGCTCATTTTCTCTCTCTAGTATAAGTATATTATCTATACCTGCTTCTTTAACTGATATAGCAGCTGCAAGACCTGCAGGCCCGCCTCCTATTATTACTACATCATATTCTTGCATATTTTAAACCTCCAAATCATTCTAATTTATCTGATGCCAAGAACTCTGTTTATCTTTTCCTACTAATACATTTGAATGATTTCCAAACTTAGTTACTTCTTGTGGTGAGATCTTCAATTCTCTTGCCAAAATCTCAACTACTCTCGGTAAGCAAAATCCTGACTGACATCTTCCCATACCTGACCTAGTTCTCTTTTTCACAGCATCCAATGTTCTTGCACCAAGAGGCCTCCTTATGGCATCTAGTATTTCTCCTTCTGTAACAGTTTCGC
The genomic region above belongs to Clostridium sp. AWRP and contains:
- a CDS encoding DUF1836 domain-containing protein, yielding MDKITLDELTNQLGNFTQLKLESIPDIDLYMDQVTTFIEEKLGYLKRNKEDTAITKTMINNYTKAGILMPPKKKKYSKQHMILIILTYYLKQILSIGDIQSLFSSLAESIKEGEDHTKDLDKIYQDFLKIEKIEIESFVKDFKSKITENDTFDCNGKELEQDENKLITVVVMLIVRANIEKKMAESIIDNFFGK
- a CDS encoding DUF1667 domain-containing protein, which encodes MNTRELTCIGCPMGCQLLVKLNEDKVVEVTGNNCKNGKEYGEKECTNPTRIVTSSVYVEGGEIDVLPVKTERDIPKDRVFDCIKLLKGKVVKAPIKIGDIIVENVVNLGVNIIATKNVKRSKRI
- a CDS encoding FAD-dependent oxidoreductase yields the protein MQEYDVVIIGGGPAGLAAAISVKEAGIDNILILERENELGGILNQCIHNGFGLHTFKEELTGPEYAQRFIDKVEDLKIQYKLNTMVLDLSKDKCITAVNEEEGIIEIKAKSIILSMGCRERPRGAINIPGSRCAGIYTAGAAQKFVNIEGYMPGKEVVILGSGDIGLIMARRMTLEGAKVKAVVELLPYSSGLKRNIVQCLDDFQIPLKLSYTVIDIKGKERVEGVTIAAVGKDRKPVKGTEEYIPCDTLLLSVGLLPENELSRKAEIKLSDVTGGPIVDESLETNVDGIFACGNVLHVHDLVDNVTLESINAGKNAARYVKGVKRFSGHEIEVIAASGVRYTVPKYINPKNVEKSVDVRFRVGDVFKDSFISVYFDKAREMYIKKRILTPGKMETVNISKELLNKYTNCREITIKLEREK